From a single Phycisphaeraceae bacterium genomic region:
- a CDS encoding exo-alpha-sialidase, which yields MLEKFIISRDDSIYEAWPDVALTKSSRLVCVFAECTHHGNRDYTRIMVADSSDRGRTWSPKRAITEPLRWTEDKQVWWNCPRITTLPDGRQVVVIDRLQGASEARGEQSNWLYFSEDEGQTWCEPVATPVVGIVPDQLIVLKHGAHKNRWLLAAHHRRQADGQDRWEERVWSSDDQGKTWQGPHLVAHDPALKLCEGSIAELPGGELVCFLRENSMAGLDAFKTISRDGGQTWGPLCHFPLPGCHRPVAQVLQSGNVLITFRLCQGGKGWTGWWTQNFMAALTDVNSCLAEERNQTHTRIMPIDFDRSPASDTGYSGFVQFEDGEIYVVNYIVDDAPNGHIRGYSFRECDMRLRSSQIS from the coding sequence ATGCTCGAAAAATTCATCATCAGCCGTGACGACAGCATCTATGAAGCTTGGCCCGATGTGGCCCTGACAAAGTCCAGCAGGCTTGTCTGCGTGTTTGCTGAGTGCACGCACCATGGCAACCGCGACTACACACGCATCATGGTGGCTGACTCATCCGACCGTGGCCGCACATGGAGCCCGAAGCGCGCCATCACCGAGCCGCTTCGCTGGACCGAGGATAAGCAGGTGTGGTGGAACTGCCCACGGATCACCACCCTGCCCGATGGCCGCCAAGTCGTGGTTATCGATCGGTTGCAAGGTGCCAGCGAAGCGCGTGGCGAACAAAGTAACTGGCTCTACTTCAGCGAAGATGAGGGCCAGACATGGTGTGAGCCTGTCGCCACACCGGTCGTGGGCATCGTGCCCGACCAACTGATCGTCCTCAAGCATGGCGCTCACAAAAACCGCTGGCTGCTGGCGGCTCATCATAGACGTCAGGCCGATGGGCAGGATCGCTGGGAAGAACGTGTCTGGTCCAGCGATGACCAGGGCAAGACCTGGCAGGGGCCGCACTTGGTCGCCCACGACCCGGCGTTGAAACTCTGCGAAGGAAGCATCGCCGAACTGCCTGGTGGCGAACTGGTGTGCTTCCTTCGCGAAAACAGCATGGCCGGCCTCGACGCATTCAAAACCATCAGTCGCGACGGCGGTCAAACATGGGGCCCTCTCTGCCACTTTCCCCTGCCCGGATGCCACCGCCCTGTTGCGCAGGTGCTGCAATCAGGCAACGTGCTAATCACTTTCCGTCTGTGCCAGGGCGGTAAAGGTTGGACCGGCTGGTGGACGCAGAACTTCATGGCTGCTTTGACGGACGTCAACTCCTGCCTGGCTGAAGAACGTAACCAGACCCACACACGCATCATGCCGATAGACTTCGACCGCAGCCCCGCTTCCGACACCGGATACTCAGGCTTCGTGCAGTTTGAGGATGGCGAGATTTATGTGGTGAATTACATCGTGGACGACGCACCCAACGGCCACATCCGGGGGTATAGCTTTAGGGAATGCGATATGAGACTGCGTTCATCCCAGATTTCCTGA
- a CDS encoding 2-oxoacid:ferredoxin oxidoreductase subunit beta, which yields MAKSTELPVLTAKDFASDQDVRWCPGCGDYAILNQVRKVMAKSGNTRENTVFVSGIGCSSRFPYYMNTYGFHSIHGRAPAIASGVKIANPELDVWIVTGDGDGLSIGGNHLLHFLRRNINCKILLFNNRIYGLTKGQYSPTSEEGKKTKSSPMGSIEMPISPMSMALAAEASFVARAIDVDKDLGTVLERAAKHKGAAFIEIYQDCNIFNHKAFEYATDKDTKEEHTIRLEHGKPLIFGKARDKGIRVHDHKPEIVKLGENGVKEDDLLFHDETDESLAFMLSRMSHPEFPEPMGVFYSNSHACYEDLLAKQVEDAVKAKGLGDLEALFSSGETYSLGA from the coding sequence ATGGCTAAGTCAACAGAACTTCCCGTTTTGACAGCAAAAGATTTCGCCTCTGACCAGGATGTGCGCTGGTGTCCCGGTTGCGGTGACTATGCGATTCTCAACCAGGTCCGAAAGGTGATGGCCAAATCGGGTAATACCAGGGAGAACACGGTGTTTGTCTCGGGTATCGGCTGCTCCAGCCGGTTTCCGTATTACATGAACACCTACGGTTTCCACTCGATCCACGGCAGAGCACCGGCTATCGCCAGCGGTGTCAAAATCGCTAACCCGGAGCTTGATGTCTGGATCGTCACAGGTGACGGCGACGGACTATCCATCGGCGGTAACCACCTGCTCCACTTTCTTCGACGCAACATCAATTGCAAGATTCTGCTTTTTAACAACCGCATCTATGGCCTGACCAAAGGTCAGTACTCCCCGACCAGCGAAGAGGGCAAGAAGACCAAGTCGAGCCCGATGGGTTCGATCGAAATGCCGATCTCTCCCATGTCGATGGCGTTGGCGGCAGAAGCGAGTTTCGTTGCGCGGGCGATCGACGTGGACAAGGATCTTGGCACTGTCCTCGAGCGAGCCGCCAAGCACAAAGGTGCTGCATTCATTGAGATTTATCAGGACTGCAATATTTTTAACCACAAAGCTTTTGAGTACGCCACCGACAAAGACACCAAGGAAGAACACACTATCCGGCTGGAACACGGCAAGCCTCTGATCTTCGGTAAAGCTCGTGACAAGGGTATCCGTGTTCACGACCACAAACCGGAAATCGTGAAGCTGGGCGAAAACGGCGTCAAGGAAGATGACCTTCTTTTCCACGACGAGACGGACGAGAGTCTGGCATTCATGCTTTCCCGGATGAGCCACCCTGAGTTCCCGGAGCCGATGGGGGTCTTTTACAGCAACAGCCACGCATGCTATGAGGACTTGCTGGCCAAGCAGGTCGAAGATGCGGTCAAGGCCAAGGGGCTGGGCGACCTGGAAGCACTATTCAGCTCAGGCGAGACCTACTCGCTGGGAGCGTAG
- the rpoB gene encoding DNA-directed RNA polymerase subunit beta has product MLLKTVRDYSKRGDALSVPNLVEVQQAAYERFLQLDSEHDKRDTQMGLESLLREVFPIVSYDGNMKLEYLYYKLDEPRYTPDECRQLRLTFGRPFRIGVKLERKDVAEVPQEEIYLGEIPILMGGGEFIINGAERVIVNQLHRSPGVDFSIASAEADRPLHSARIIPERGSWIELEVSKKDVLQMRIDQSTKIPSTTFLRAIDENYSTTEKIIRAFYDVQKIEVAKLKPEHFAASAIIDKETGEELVRSGAVIGEAIEKILASNLKTVEVIVDVTDELILNTIADERAHELNVKVSEHEAALLHLYARLRPGNPPQVEKARQLFAEKFFDVNRYRLGKVGRFRINRKFDLRTPEDKMALTAEDFLQVIRYILDLRSNRNKAHVDDIDHLGNRRLRTLDELAVEEMRKGFLKLRRTVQERMSVKDPDELAKIADLINSKSISSSVDHFFGRGELSQVVDQTNPLSQLTHERRLSALGPGGLNRKRAGFEVRDVHISHYGRICPIETPEGTNIGLIASLGIYSKIDEYGFLLTPYRIVKNHKTSTSDVAYLRADEEMKITLGPTDAIEPDGKLKKGNVLARVDGDLAQVDSTTIQYIDISPKQIVGVSAALIPFLEHDDANRALMGSNMQRQAVPLVKTEPPCVGTGLEKEIPKYSGMLVRARNAGTVTFVDATRIIVDNADEYELRKFVGLNERTCLNQKPIVKLGQKVKRNQIIADGAATYQGELALGKNVLVAFNTFDGYNFEDAIVINERLVKGDVFTSIHIEEFDVEIRETKLGREEFTRDIPNVSEKTLSMLDDMGVIRIGAFVKPGDILVGKVSPKSKSELSPEEKLLHAIFGRAGEDVKNDSLEVPAGTEGIVIAAKRFSRRMHLNEDQKKALKREMRDYEAEMDKRRADLFRQMVDQINEVTGTPMVDPGTKQKVGASDITEVVVEQVDGFSLDWVKGSKAARQQAEQIYGQFWPRIDAVKKERERRLSHMKRGDELPSGVLEMVKVYLATKRHLSVGDKMAGRHGNKGVIARIVPEEEMPFLEDGTAVDVLLNPLGVPSRMNVGQILETHLGWACGVLGFQAITPVFDGATEAEIHAAIAEANDYVDKRTVELAEQNKSPEPHEILAKMPPGGKIQLYDGRTGEPFDQKTTVGYMYLLKLHHLVDDKIHARATGPYSLITQQPLGGKARTGGQRFGEMEVWGLEAYGAAYVLQELLTVKSDDVEGRTKIYESMVKGTNTLEAGMPVAFDVLCNEIKGLGLNITLEKAPLEGSNIL; this is encoded by the coding sequence ATGCTGTTGAAGACGGTGCGCGACTACTCGAAGCGCGGCGACGCGCTATCAGTACCTAACCTTGTGGAAGTTCAGCAGGCCGCCTATGAGCGGTTTCTCCAGCTGGATTCCGAACACGACAAGCGAGATACGCAGATGGGACTCGAATCCCTTCTGCGTGAAGTATTCCCGATTGTTTCCTACGACGGGAATATGAAGCTTGAGTATCTCTACTACAAACTTGACGAGCCGCGTTATACGCCCGACGAGTGCCGACAACTGCGGCTGACCTTTGGCCGGCCGTTCCGCATCGGCGTCAAGCTCGAGCGCAAGGACGTAGCTGAGGTTCCCCAGGAGGAGATCTATCTGGGTGAAATCCCCATCCTGATGGGTGGCGGCGAGTTCATCATCAATGGTGCTGAGCGCGTCATCGTCAATCAGCTGCACCGCTCGCCTGGTGTGGACTTTTCAATCGCGTCCGCTGAGGCCGACCGGCCGTTGCATTCGGCTCGCATCATTCCCGAACGCGGTTCATGGATTGAACTGGAGGTATCCAAGAAGGATGTCCTCCAGATGCGCATCGATCAGTCCACCAAAATCCCTTCGACGACGTTCCTCCGCGCTATTGACGAGAACTACTCGACCACGGAAAAAATCATCCGCGCGTTCTACGACGTGCAGAAGATCGAAGTGGCTAAGCTCAAGCCTGAGCACTTCGCGGCCAGCGCGATCATCGACAAGGAGACGGGTGAGGAGCTTGTCCGATCAGGTGCTGTCATCGGCGAGGCAATCGAGAAGATTCTCGCATCGAATCTCAAAACTGTTGAAGTCATCGTCGATGTGACCGACGAACTGATCCTCAACACGATCGCTGATGAACGCGCCCACGAGTTGAATGTGAAGGTCAGCGAGCACGAAGCTGCGCTTCTGCACCTCTATGCACGTCTGCGCCCGGGAAATCCGCCGCAAGTCGAAAAAGCGCGACAGCTTTTCGCTGAGAAGTTCTTTGACGTGAACCGTTACCGGCTGGGTAAGGTCGGCCGCTTCCGTATCAACCGGAAGTTTGACCTCCGCACGCCTGAGGACAAGATGGCTTTGACCGCTGAGGATTTCCTCCAGGTCATTCGCTACATCCTCGATCTGCGTTCCAACCGAAACAAAGCCCACGTTGATGACATTGACCATCTGGGGAATCGCCGTCTCCGTACGCTCGACGAGCTTGCGGTAGAGGAGATGCGTAAGGGTTTCCTCAAGCTCCGCCGCACCGTTCAGGAGCGGATGAGCGTCAAAGACCCTGACGAGTTGGCGAAGATTGCAGACCTGATCAACTCCAAGAGCATCAGCTCATCGGTCGATCACTTCTTCGGTCGCGGTGAACTGTCTCAGGTCGTCGATCAGACGAATCCGCTGTCGCAGTTGACGCATGAGCGGCGGCTCTCGGCATTAGGTCCCGGCGGGCTCAACCGCAAGCGTGCCGGGTTTGAGGTGCGCGACGTACACATCTCGCACTATGGCCGTATCTGCCCGATCGAAACGCCTGAAGGCACGAATATCGGCCTTATCGCTTCGCTGGGGATTTACTCGAAGATTGATGAGTACGGCTTCCTTTTGACGCCGTACCGCATTGTTAAAAATCATAAAACCAGCACCAGCGATGTCGCCTACCTTCGTGCCGACGAGGAGATGAAGATCACTCTTGGCCCGACCGATGCGATCGAGCCTGACGGCAAGCTCAAGAAGGGCAACGTGCTGGCTCGCGTGGACGGCGATCTGGCGCAGGTGGACAGCACGACGATCCAGTACATCGATATCAGCCCCAAGCAGATCGTGGGTGTGTCAGCAGCCCTGATTCCGTTCCTCGAGCACGACGACGCAAACCGTGCACTGATGGGATCGAACATGCAGCGGCAGGCTGTTCCCCTGGTGAAGACGGAACCTCCGTGTGTGGGTACCGGTCTCGAAAAGGAAATCCCCAAGTACTCAGGCATGCTGGTTCGCGCACGAAATGCGGGGACCGTGACCTTCGTCGATGCGACACGGATCATTGTTGACAACGCCGACGAATACGAACTGCGGAAATTTGTCGGCCTTAACGAGCGTACATGCCTCAATCAAAAGCCAATCGTAAAGCTCGGCCAGAAGGTCAAGCGCAACCAGATCATCGCCGACGGTGCCGCAACTTATCAGGGTGAACTGGCACTGGGTAAGAACGTGCTCGTCGCGTTCAATACGTTTGATGGCTACAACTTCGAAGACGCGATTGTCATCAACGAGCGTCTTGTGAAGGGTGACGTATTCACCTCGATCCACATCGAAGAGTTCGATGTGGAGATCCGTGAGACGAAACTTGGTCGCGAGGAATTCACCCGTGATATCCCCAACGTCAGCGAAAAGACGCTGAGCATGTTGGATGACATGGGCGTGATTCGCATCGGTGCGTTCGTCAAGCCCGGCGACATCCTCGTGGGTAAGGTAAGCCCCAAATCCAAGAGCGAACTGTCACCCGAAGAGAAACTGCTGCACGCGATCTTCGGCAGAGCTGGCGAAGACGTGAAGAACGACTCGCTCGAAGTACCCGCGGGTACGGAAGGCATCGTGATCGCGGCCAAGCGGTTCAGCCGTCGCATGCACCTTAACGAGGACCAGAAGAAGGCTCTCAAGCGCGAGATGCGTGACTATGAGGCCGAGATGGACAAACGCCGCGCGGACCTCTTCCGCCAGATGGTGGATCAGATCAACGAGGTTACCGGCACACCGATGGTTGACCCCGGCACCAAGCAGAAAGTCGGTGCCAGCGACATCACGGAAGTCGTGGTGGAGCAGGTGGACGGCTTCAGCCTTGACTGGGTCAAGGGATCCAAGGCCGCACGTCAGCAGGCCGAGCAGATTTACGGTCAGTTCTGGCCTCGCATCGATGCGGTCAAGAAGGAACGCGAGCGTCGTCTGTCACACATGAAGCGCGGCGACGAACTGCCATCAGGCGTGCTTGAAATGGTCAAGGTCTATCTGGCCACCAAGCGACATTTGTCGGTCGGTGACAAGATGGCCGGTCGTCACGGCAACAAGGGTGTTATTGCCCGTATCGTGCCGGAGGAAGAAATGCCGTTCCTTGAGGACGGTACAGCCGTGGATGTTCTGCTCAATCCGCTGGGCGTGCCTTCACGTATGAACGTCGGCCAGATCCTTGAAACGCATCTGGGTTGGGCGTGCGGCGTGCTGGGCTTCCAGGCGATCACTCCGGTATTCGACGGTGCGACGGAGGCTGAGATTCATGCCGCCATTGCCGAGGCTAATGATTATGTGGACAAACGTACCGTTGAATTGGCGGAGCAGAACAAGTCTCCTGAGCCGCACGAAATTCTGGCGAAGATGCCGCCGGGCGGCAAGATTCAGCTTTACGATGGCCGCACAGGTGAACCGTTCGATCAGAAGACAACGGTTGGTTACATGTACCTTCTGAAACTCCACCATCTGGTGGATGACAAGATTCACGCCCGCGCGACGGGTCCATACTCACTGATCACTCAGCAGCCGCTGGGTGGTAAGGCTCGCACAGGCGGTCAGCGGTTTGGTGAGATGGAGGTGTGGGGTCTTGAAGCGTACGGTGCCGCGTACGTGCTTCAAGAACTGCTGACGGTCAAGAGCGATGACGTGGAAGGCCGGACCAAGATTTACGAGTCGATGGTCAAAGGCACCAACACGCTGGAAGCGGGT
- a CDS encoding 2-oxoacid:acceptor oxidoreductase subunit alpha, with protein MTAGTQQPREKKQIKGVNSAVVRFAGDSGDGMQLAGTQFTDTSAILGNDIATLPDFPAEIRAPAGTVAGVSGFQINFAATQIHTPGDTVHALIAMNPAAFKAHIDDVEVGGIVVVNDTEFDKVNLKKAGYPEGYNPLDDEKFIHGYKLYRVPITRLNAEALASTGMGAKDVERCKNMFALGLVYWLYDRPLDTTIGYLEDYFGKKKKLPQVASANVTALRAGYYFGETAEIFPVRYTVAKAPITPGRYRKITGNEAIAMGLVTASKLAKKDLIYCSYPITPASDILHSLASMRNFGVKTMQAEDEIAAVCAAIGVSFGGQLGVTGTSGPGLALKSEAINLAIMTELPLIIVNVQRGGPSTGLPTKTEQSDLLQAIFGRNGDSPLVVVAPQSPADCFDTTIEAVRVAIRHMVPVIILSDGYIANGAEPWRIPDAHSFEQIEVRHPSDPAKFQAYSRDENLARPWAVPGMKGLEHRIGGLEKQDITGNVSYDASNHQRMTDLRREKVEKVADHIPTIEPHGDHTGELLVLGWGGTYGSIVTAVEACRKKGMSVSAAHLRWLNPMPKNLGEVLRRFKKVLIPELNTGQLRLLIRGKYLVDARGLNKVQGKPFLVEEIEQAITQMLDGRWGDAEFQSPRRHQISAAEEAAG; from the coding sequence ATGACTGCCGGCACACAACAACCGCGTGAAAAGAAGCAAATTAAGGGCGTCAATTCGGCTGTGGTCCGTTTCGCCGGTGACTCAGGCGACGGCATGCAGTTGGCGGGGACACAATTTACCGATACGTCTGCGATCCTCGGAAACGACATCGCGACGTTACCCGACTTCCCCGCGGAAATCCGTGCTCCAGCAGGTACGGTTGCTGGTGTTTCAGGATTCCAGATCAACTTCGCCGCAACCCAGATTCATACACCCGGCGACACGGTTCACGCATTGATCGCGATGAACCCCGCTGCATTCAAGGCCCATATCGACGACGTTGAGGTGGGTGGAATCGTCGTGGTCAACGACACGGAGTTCGACAAGGTCAATCTGAAAAAAGCTGGCTATCCGGAAGGCTACAACCCGCTGGATGACGAGAAGTTCATCCACGGCTACAAGCTTTATCGTGTGCCGATCACCAGGCTCAACGCCGAGGCATTGGCCTCGACGGGTATGGGGGCGAAAGACGTCGAACGCTGCAAGAATATGTTCGCACTGGGACTGGTTTACTGGCTCTATGATCGGCCGCTCGACACCACGATCGGCTATCTCGAAGACTACTTTGGTAAGAAAAAGAAGCTGCCGCAGGTTGCTTCAGCAAACGTCACCGCGCTACGGGCGGGCTATTACTTCGGCGAAACGGCGGAAATCTTCCCGGTACGCTACACCGTAGCCAAAGCCCCGATCACTCCGGGTAGATACCGCAAGATCACGGGCAACGAAGCGATTGCGATGGGACTGGTCACCGCCAGCAAACTCGCGAAAAAAGACCTTATTTATTGCAGCTACCCGATCACACCCGCCAGTGACATTCTGCACAGCCTCGCGTCGATGCGGAACTTCGGTGTCAAGACGATGCAGGCTGAGGACGAAATTGCTGCGGTCTGTGCCGCGATTGGCGTCTCTTTCGGCGGTCAACTGGGTGTGACCGGAACCTCCGGCCCTGGATTGGCTCTTAAGAGCGAAGCGATCAACCTGGCGATCATGACTGAGTTGCCGCTGATCATAGTCAACGTCCAACGCGGCGGTCCCTCGACCGGCCTGCCTACTAAAACCGAACAGTCCGACCTTCTCCAGGCGATCTTTGGTCGAAACGGCGATTCGCCTCTGGTGGTCGTCGCGCCGCAATCGCCAGCCGATTGCTTTGATACCACTATCGAAGCCGTTCGCGTGGCGATACGGCATATGGTTCCCGTCATCATCCTCAGCGATGGCTACATCGCCAACGGTGCCGAGCCATGGCGCATACCTGATGCGCACAGCTTTGAACAGATCGAGGTGCGCCATCCGAGTGACCCTGCGAAATTCCAGGCGTATTCCCGTGACGAAAACCTCGCACGTCCGTGGGCGGTGCCCGGGATGAAGGGGCTCGAACACCGTATCGGTGGGCTTGAAAAGCAGGACATCACAGGCAACGTGAGCTACGACGCATCCAACCACCAGCGGATGACCGATCTTCGTCGTGAAAAAGTAGAAAAAGTTGCTGACCACATTCCGACGATCGAGCCGCATGGCGACCACACCGGTGAACTGCTCGTCCTCGGCTGGGGCGGTACCTACGGATCAATTGTCACTGCGGTCGAAGCCTGCCGGAAAAAAGGCATGAGTGTTTCGGCTGCTCATCTGCGATGGCTGAATCCGATGCCCAAAAACCTCGGCGAGGTGCTGCGTCGGTTTAAGAAAGTGCTTATTCCCGAATTGAACACCGGCCAGCTTCGACTGCTTATCCGAGGCAAATATCTCGTGGATGCCCGCGGCCTCAACAAAGTGCAAGGCAAGCCGTTCCTCGTGGAGGAGATTGAACAAGCGATCACACAAATGCTTGATGGCCGGTGGGGTGACGCTGAATTTCAGTCGCCTCGTCGTCATCAGATCAGTGCTGCAGAAGAAGCGGCAGGGTAA
- a CDS encoding transposase — MGEARKEALKLSFDGSVRLLFHGATVGSDGGLLAYRNLDDALALTALAGTALNDWRRGTNIRHSMTALLRQSIYSRLAGYDDLNDADRLCVDPVMRQVVGGRAGLRSGEPGMPVPNISYVPFVCPHTAIQKAISSCSKNSSSAVTTASMKLGPMWP, encoded by the coding sequence ATGGGTGAAGCACGCAAGGAAGCGTTAAAGCTCAGTTTTGACGGCTCAGTCCGGCTGCTGTTCCACGGCGCGACGGTCGGCAGCGACGGCGGCCTGCTGGCCTACCGGAACCTCGATGACGCCTTGGCGTTGACCGCGCTGGCCGGTACGGCGCTGAACGACTGGCGCAGGGGCACCAACATCCGCCACTCGATGACGGCACTGCTGCGGCAGTCGATCTACAGTCGTCTGGCGGGTTACGACGACCTCAACGACGCCGACCGCCTTTGCGTCGATCCGGTGATGCGGCAGGTAGTCGGGGGCCGGGCAGGCCTAAGAAGCGGAGAACCAGGGATGCCCGTCCCCAATATCAGTTATGTCCCGTTTGTCTGCCCCCATACTGCAATACAAAAGGCCATATCGTCATGCTCGAAAAATTCATCATCAGCCGTGACGACAGCATCTATGAAGCTTGGCCCGATGTGGCCCTGA
- a CDS encoding transposase, with product MSWCFSHRNPNKRRSCYKRTTDALKLGFDGSVRLEFHGATVGSDGGLLVYRNLDDVLALTSLAGAMLSDWRRGTNIRHSMTALLRQSIYSRLAGYDDLNDTDHLCVDPVMRQVVGGLGLRQIDLCLDEPDLSIATCRPALH from the coding sequence ATTTCATGGTGTTTTTCGCATCGCAACCCAAATAAGCGCCGTTCGTGCTACAAACGAACTACGGACGCTCTAAAGCTTGGTTTTGACGGCTCAGTCCGGCTGGAGTTCCACGGCGCGACGGTCGGCAGCGACGGCGGCCTACTGGTCTACCGGAACCTCGATGACGTCTTGGCACTGACGTCGCTGGCTGGCGCAATGCTGAGCGACTGGCGCAGGGGTACCAACATCCGCCACTCGATGACGGCGCTGCTGCGGCAGTCGATCTACAGTCGTCTGGCGGGTTACGACGACCTCAACGACACCGACCACCTTTGCGTCGATCCGGTGATGCGGCAGGTAGTCGGGGGGCTGGGCCTGAGGCAGATCGATCTGTGCCTTGACGAACCGGATCTGAGCATCGCAACGTGCCGACCAGCTCTCCATTAA
- a CDS encoding cytochrome c biogenesis protein ResB → MKSDLRSIASLRLTVPLLSAAMLLVYFGTIAQSGQDILAVQRDYFRCFVIWSSGMTLFPGYRINFPVKIPVPGGYVIGGLMLINLLAAHAVRFKLSWKRVGIIAIHLGIILILLGELFTGMFAVEMQMAIQEGQTNSVAQDVRHPELIVIDTSNPLHDTLIAVPQSRLLPGKVITDSRLPFEIRVERYYRNSRLVGPMEKVPPTVVHATAGQHANRLIAELPDELSLEKVNFPSAYLRLSRGDQDLGLWLVSIHLTEQTIKVGDKTYRIGLDFRRYQKPYSLTLVDFEHDKYPGSNIARQYASRVILRDPQRNERREAEIYMNHPLRYRGETFYQAGAPMADTTVLQIVDNPAAILPYIACILVGGGMILHFVPNLVTFLRRRQA, encoded by the coding sequence ATGAAATCCGACCTACGTTCCATCGCATCGCTTCGCCTCACCGTGCCGCTCCTGTCGGCCGCGATGCTACTGGTCTATTTCGGCACCATCGCACAAAGCGGGCAGGATATCCTTGCCGTTCAACGCGACTATTTCCGCTGCTTCGTCATCTGGTCCAGCGGGATGACGCTCTTTCCCGGATACCGGATCAACTTTCCGGTGAAAATCCCCGTACCGGGAGGTTATGTCATCGGCGGGTTGATGCTGATCAATCTTCTTGCAGCCCATGCGGTGCGATTCAAGCTTTCGTGGAAGCGAGTCGGCATCATCGCCATACATCTGGGCATCATTCTCATCCTGCTGGGCGAACTCTTTACCGGAATGTTCGCCGTTGAAATGCAGATGGCTATTCAAGAAGGGCAAACCAACAGTGTGGCTCAAGATGTCCGCCATCCTGAACTGATCGTCATTGATACCTCTAATCCGCTTCACGACACGCTTATCGCCGTGCCGCAATCCCGGCTGCTGCCTGGCAAAGTAATCACAGACAGTCGGCTGCCCTTTGAAATTCGCGTTGAACGCTACTATCGAAATTCCCGACTCGTGGGTCCGATGGAGAAAGTTCCACCCACGGTGGTTCACGCGACGGCCGGCCAGCACGCAAACCGGCTTATTGCGGAACTCCCCGATGAGCTAAGCCTCGAAAAAGTGAACTTCCCCTCCGCTTACCTGCGCCTGAGCCGTGGTGATCAGGATCTAGGGCTCTGGCTCGTGTCGATTCACCTCACGGAGCAGACGATCAAAGTTGGTGATAAGACCTACCGGATTGGTCTGGACTTCCGACGATATCAAAAACCCTACTCGCTGACTCTCGTGGATTTCGAGCACGACAAATATCCCGGCAGCAATATCGCCCGACAATACGCCAGCAGGGTCATACTCCGTGATCCTCAGCGAAACGAACGTCGTGAAGCGGAAATCTACATGAATCATCCGCTGCGATATCGAGGTGAGACGTTCTATCAGGCTGGCGCGCCAATGGCGGATACAACGGTGCTTCAGATCGTGGATAACCCCGCGGCCATTCTGCCTTACATCGCGTGCATCCTGGTCGGCGGCGGAATGATCCTGCACTTTGTACCGAATCTTGTGACGTTTTTACGGAGGAGACAGGCGTAG